The Nicotiana sylvestris chromosome 6, ASM39365v2, whole genome shotgun sequence genomic sequence GGGAATAAGATGACTAACCAAGAAGTTAGCGATATCGGCATACCAAGGAGTAAATGTGCTAGACAATGCCAATATGTGCTCATTTGGAAAggcatcattgatctcaaggtcTTCTTTTGGTCTCCCTACCTCTTTAAGCCTAGATAGGTGATCTGCAACTTGATTTTATGTCCCTTTCCAATCCTTGACTTCTAGGTCAAACTCTTGCAATAAAAGGACCCACCGAATCAATCTTGGTTTGGCATACTTCTTCGCCATAAGATAGCGAAGAGCAGTATGATTGGTGTAAACTATCACTTTGGACCCCAACAAATAAGCCCGAAATTTTTCAAAAGCATAGACAATGACGAGAAGTTCTTGCTCAGTCACAATGTAATTCATTTGAGAGCCATTGAGTGTCTTTCTTGCACAGTAGACAGGGTGAAGGATCTTGTTATGACGTTTGCCAAGCATCGCCCCAATAGCTACACCACTAGCGTCACACGTGAGTTCGAATAGACGATACTAATCGGTGTCACAATAATAGGTGTCGTGGTGAGCTTTTCTTTCAATTCCTCAAAAGCTTTTAGACACTTTTTATCAAATAAAACCTCTGCATCTTTTTCAAGGAGCTTGCACATGGGATTCGCAATTTTTGCAAAGTCCTTGATAAAACACCTATAGAAGTCGGCGTGTACCAAAAAGCTTCGGACACCTTTTACTGAAGTGGGTGAAGAAAGATTGTAAATGATTTCGATCTTTTCCCGGTCAACCTCTATGCCTTGGTTGGAAATTGTGTGGCCCAAAACAATGCCCCCATCCACCATGAAGTGGCTTTTCTCCCAGTTTAGCACAaggtttgtttcttcacatcttttGAGCACTTGTCTAAGGTTGTCAAGACAATGCTCAAAGGAATCACCCACTATATAGAAGTCATACATAAACACCTCTAAGAAGTCCACCACCATGTCCGAGAAGAATGACATCATGCACCGTTGCAAACTAGCTGGAGTGTTGCATAGCCTATATGTCATACAGCTAAAATCAAAAGTCCCATATTGGCATGTGAATGTCGTCTTCTCTTGATCTTCCAAGGTGATGTTGATTTGCTCGTAGCAGGAATATCCATCCAAGAAGTAATAGAATGACCTTCCcgctagccgatcaagcatttgatcaataaaaggcatatGGAAATGGTCTTTGCAAActgtttagcttccggtaatccatgtAAACTCTCCATCCAGTCACTCTTCTCGTTGGAATGagctcatttttttcattttgaatCACGGACATGCCTCCTTTatttggcacacattgcaccggactCACCCAAGAACTATCAGCAATGGGGTAGACCACCCCGACATCTAACCATTTGATGATTTCATTCTTTACCACCTTTTGCATGGAAGGATTTAACCTTCGTTGATGCTCCACACTTGGTTTGCTCTCTTGCTCCAATTGTATCCTATGTTCACAAATTTTGGTGGGAATCCCTCGGATATCCGCTATTGTCCACCCAATATCTTGCTTATTATCCCTCAAGACATTGAATaattgttctacctgcacatcattTAACAAAGAAGAAACGATTACCGGTAGAGTGTCATTAGATCCAAAACATTTATACCTCAAGTGCAGTGGAAGTGGCTTGAGTTCAAGTTGCGGCGGCTCAATAATTCAAGGCTTGGCGGGAGGAGTTACTCTATTCTCTAAGTCAAGAGAAAGTTCCTTTGGAGCATAAGTTAGGACCTAAGTCCTTCTAATGCATTCACTGATTCCATGTACCCCTCCATGTCTTCACCATCAAAATTTACCAAAATAGCCGCCAATGCCTCACCAaggcattgttcttccatcttCATCTCAATTGCGTGTTCTACCTCATCAACAACATCAATGACTGAGATGCTTTCATATGCATGTGGCAACTTCATACCCTTGCTCGCTTGGAATGTAACCTCTTCGTCATTAACTCGGAACTTGATCTCATTTCGTTCTGAATCCATAAGTGCTCTTCTGGTAGCAAGAAATGGTCTCCCCAAGATGATAGGATCTCTTTGTCAACAACACAATCAAGGATCACAAAGTTGGCGAGGAGGAGGAACTTTCCCACTTTCACAAAAACATCATCAACAATTTCCACCGGTCTCTTTATTGAACGATcggccatttgcaacctcatactTGTAGGCCTTGGCATGCCCAACCGCGCTTGCTTGTAGATAGCAAGAGGTATTAAATTGATTCTAGCCCCATTATCACAAAGAGATCTTGCAAAATCGCGcgccccaatagtgcatggaatggTAAAAGCTCCTAGGTCTTCTTTATTTTGAACGGTGGTTGTTGCAATGATGGAACAAACCTGATGAGTCACATTTACCACTTCATTCTTGGTGGTTTTCTTCTTGGTAATCAAGTCTTTCAAATACTTAGCAAAACCCggcatctcttgaaatgcttccacaaatggaaTATTTACCGATAATTGCTTGAGAATTTCATAGAACTTCTCGAGTTTGGTATCATCAACCTTCCTAGCAAGTCTTTGAGGGAAAggaggaggaggtctaggaatTTGTGCTAGAGTTTTTGGCATCTCTTTCATATTTTCCTTAACCTCTTCCCGGTTCACTTCTTGAATTTTCAACTCTTCCGGGACCTTTTTAGCTCCAACAACAATTGGCACTTCAACTTGTGCCTCAAATTCTTGTGCAGAATCTTGCACTTCGGCCAGTTGTTCATTCTCTCCTTGAAGTACTTTCCCACTACGAGTTGTAATTTCCATGCAATTAGAAGTTGGACTACTCCCACTACCTTTTGGGTTTGCAATTGTGTCACTTCGGAGTGTGCCCTTCTACTTCGGATTTTTCTCTCTTGAGAGATCTCTTATTTGCATCTCCAACTTTTGAATAGATGTTGTATTCGAACCCACAAGCTCGGTCATATTTCTCATTGAAGTGTCGGATCTTTCTTGATTTTGCAACACTCGTTCAAGCATGTTTTCCAGCTTGGAATCACTTGAAGAACCTTCCTTCCAATGCGGAGAGTTGGAATATTGCCCTTTCAATGGAACATAAGGGTTTGAGCTccgatttgaaaagttgttgttgTTACTCCAATTCCCTTGATTTGAACTACCTTGGTCATTTCACCACTGTTGGTTGCCCTGCCATTGCGGTTTAGGCCTCCATTGGTTTTGTTTTCTTGAACCTTGGTACTGTTGCCTTTGATAACCTCCTTGAGAGTTGCTGACATAATTTGCTTCCTCATAATCTCCATTTGATGTGGGTTGAACATCTTCCACCACATTCACCTTTTTTGTTTGGCTTTCAGTGAACATCTTTGTCAACACATTGACGTTGGTGGAAAGCCCGGCAATTACTTGATCTCTTTCTTGGTTCGTCTTAATCATGTTGGTCAAGGAAGGAGTACCATATGCAATTCCACCTGTGGTGTCCTCTGAGTGCCAAGATTGGTTATATTTTGCCATTTTGTCAAGGATTTGTGTGATCCTCGCAAATGTTTTATCCATAAAAGATCCATCAGCAACATTCTTAGCTATAGATTGACTCATAGCATCCACCCCCATGTAGAATTTCTCCAACAAGATTGAATCCGGAAAACCATGATTCGGCGACCTCACCAAATATAACTTGAATCGATCCCATGCCTCATGTAGATGTTCTCCCGGTAAttggttgaaaaagaaaattttatcctgGAGCTCAGATTTCTTGATTTGCGGGAACTATTTAGCTAGAAATGCTCGGACAAGTTTACGCCAAGAATGGATGGAATTTGGTGGTAGATTTTGAATCCATTTCCTCGCCTCTCAAGTTAATGAGTACTTGAACACCCTCAATCTTAGGGCATCATCTGAAACATTGTTATGCTTATGCATCGCACACACACCCAAGAAGTTTATGAGATGTTGTGTCGGATCATCATCAGTTGAATTTCTGAAGAACCCCTCGGCTTTGAGCATTAGGATTAAACCGTGTTCCACCATGAAAGTGGCAGCGTCAACTCTTGTAGGTACAATAGCATTTGTTTCCTCAATGCACTCATCTATGTCCGTAAAAGGAttctcttcttcgtcatatttgGCCATGCtttcctatcaacaccaagcaGAACAAGCAAAGTGTGACGGAATAGAAGAAGacgtaaagtaaagcacacactaattagCAATTTCAAAACCGTATTCCTTGGCAACGATGCCTATTTTGATGATGTCCAAATCCACtattaaaaagtaaatggacacggtcgcatgcaatataatttacccaactatgagtcggtgTCGAATCTCACATAGAACAATATGTAAGCGATTAGGGAATACAAGAGAATTATCatttgttatgcaatgccaaacacttagaattgtttTTAGAAAATGTTTATACCTAAATGCTaaaaaatgtaaactaacctagaaagcaagtaaaataatcaatggctacaagtatggatacacggggaattacactcaagtaatgatccaatgtatttcatgattttacaaatatgagcgagtctatgttaattagcctcgggtaagtattctatattagcttcttccaaagactaacaagacatCCTAATTGAATTATCTCTAAAACAATtaggagattaagcacacccgattgtggctacaagtagtttaatcctatccctaggtagaatctataaaatgagggttaattaatctttcccaaccccaaataatctttcccaaaattaattcggagttaatgggcgagtcctagggttagctaatacctttggaaacattaaagaatacgaataattaaaaaaacaataactcacttcataaaaaataaaaaaacattcaatacataagtacaacaagatatttaatccacattTTAATTATGAATattcccataaacaagattcaagtgttgaaataaatactacacacttagatattcaatacaaagaaagaaaatgaaaaatgagcgCCAATGAGTATGAAATTCttaaccaaaagcttcaaatcttcaaaagTCAAGTGTATGTGCAAAAACCCTAGCTACCAAAGTTGTTCTCTCTAGTCCTGAGggctgaaaataagccaaagccGTGTAAAAAAATCTGCTAGGTCATGTATTTGTGGGTTTGGAGTTGAAAAAATGTGAAATGTCATTCCTGCCAAGGTCTGAATCCCGTTGACGCACCTGCGGAAGGATCATCACAGGTGCGGCTCCGTAGAAGCAGGTAGcctatcgcagatgcgaaaaatgAAGGGAAACTCTAGCGCTGCAGATGCCGTCTTTTAAGCACATATGTGCAATCGCATATGCGGTCCCAGGCAAGGTGGCTCAGCTCCGCAGATGCAGACCATTTCTTGCATATGCGAGGTCGCTTCTGCGACCAGTCTTCCGCTTATGCAGAATCCCTGAAGAGTTTTGCAATTTTTCAACCTTTTTTTCCTAAATTCCACTTCAATTGAATTAAAATCACCTCTTACCTGAAAATATAACTATACACACCATAAACGATCTCATATTATAATTAGAGGAcataaaaactaaagaaaagagactagaatgagtggtaaaatcaccactcatcaacacccccaacttaaagctttttcttgtcctcaaacaaatcaaaaccaacaattcAATGAGATTCTACCATTTAAAGCACAAGTAGTATTGCTATCATTTACAAATCACATTCTCCAATTAAGCATCATACTTATGGACTTGGTTGATACTAACAATTAGGCTCAACCATGTGAATCGTAACCAAATAACTTCCTCTTTTAAAAATAACTTCAAGAAATGCAAAGGAGTTTGAAAATAATCAAGTGACAACAATAAGCCTCAAGAAGTGACTCAAAAGTACTAGTCTACTATATATGCTCAATTTACTCATGTCCAGATACAATAATGTCACCAATCCATCCtaattcatgtgccctcacaagaaATAAAGTCCCAAAATAACTATATTTACAATAATAACACAAGGGACATATGCACAAAGACGCTCACTGTCAACAAAGAATTTCAAGTGTTATAAAATATCATGCCATAAgtttgcccttattttaatttgCTGCCTATTCAAGAACATTTGATTGGAGATCCCATAAGaactttttaagcttgtaatgtaggtttagggaaaGGGTCGGATAAGCATTTGTGATACAAGTAactacaccctccttgaacactactcacatttatttttatttttgcactttgcttctttttaAACCACATAGTCTTTATTGGCGTCTAGTTACCAACATAGAACCACCTTAAAGTACCTCTCTAATTTTCTCAACGCTCCATATTTacatataaataatttatttttattttttttatataactaTTTTCTCTTGGAGCTTGATTAATTTTATATGAACAACTTTGAGGTATATGTCTCTACACTCAATGTACAACCTTACCAATTTCCAACTTGACACCAAcaccccaacttaggcttttagcctcctTCTCAATATTCAAGGAGGGACCGGGTtaaaagagggaattatttcacaaaagggtaaaggtttgtaatgaggtggccaaagaaaaggttaaaggctcaaatgggTAAAACTAGTGATAATATTTATGCAATGGTAGGCTTGAAAAGCTAAAGAAGTTTTTTTTTCAAAGATCACAAAGAATGTTTAAGGTCATCTCTCCAACCAAACATAACTAACATTAGCATTAAAAGACCAACCGTGCAAGATCTAAATGATATAAGTAAACATACGAATTATTTATAAGAAAAACTAACACTCCTGAAACATGAACTAATCAAGACGGATCAATTTCACATCTTAATAAGAGCATTTAGAGCAATATCATACTAACTAGTGGGCAAAGGTCACCAAAAGAGCCAAAAGTTATCACAAAATTTATTCTTCCCCATGCAACTTATTTTTTTGATTTAAAATCAAAATTCGGAGGGGTATTCTTAATTCACATTTCACATACAAGAGACTAATTCTATTAGtaccaaataatccaaaaatcTCCACTTAACAaaacaagactaattcccttaagaaaatcgtcacgccatccatcataggGAAAAGTCACCCGGTTCAACACAAAAATGTTTCTCGGAAAAGAAACGTAGCATAAAGAAAACCCAAGGAAATACtactaaagaaataaaaaaataatgaaaactaCTAAAGAAAGTAATTAACAAAAACAACTAATACTAAAGGAGCAAAAATAACAtaaactataaactactaaagaataaataaaggaagaaaaaataaaatagaataataaaagtgACTAATCTGCACATATATAACTACTCACTACTACTCTCGGCAAGAGCAGATGATAAGAAATAATAAAACAAGCTCGGCAAGGGCGCACAATATCCATACAATAAAATAAGCCCGGCAAGGGCACAAGTCAAGTATCAATGTATCAATCAACAAAGTGTACTCCCTAAAGCCACTCCCAACTAACAACATTGTTGTGACCTCACTgcataatatcaaaataaaatacaagTAGTTTTAGGGTCTCCTTGAGGCCTGCATTAGACTAGAAGACTGTGGGAGGAAGGCTAATCACTGCCTTGAAGTACTCTCAACCTCATCATCATCagtctcatcatcatcatcaccagcAGCATTTGACATGAAAGAATACTCTTCGCTATCATCGTCT encodes the following:
- the LOC138870744 gene encoding uncharacterized protein gives rise to the protein MEITTRSGKVLQGENEQLAEVQDSAQEFEAQVEVPIVVGAKKVPEELKIQEVNREEVKENMKEMPKTLAQIPRPPPPFPQRLARKVDDTKLEKFYEILKQLSVNIPFVEAFQEMPGFAKYLKDLITKKKTTKNEVVNVTHQVCSIIATTTVQNKEDLGAFTIPCTIGARDFARSLCDNGARINLIPLAIYKQARLGMPRPTSMRLQMADRSIKRPVEIVDDVFVKVGKFLLLANFVILDCVVDKEILSSWGDHFLLPEEHLWIQNEMRSSSELMTKRLHSKRARV